A genomic region of Synergistales bacterium contains the following coding sequences:
- a CDS encoding VanZ family protein, producing MVRLLRIGACLLWLVLLGGVVAFSLREAMEFPGDTEHLDKLYHAAGYAALSVLPVLFVTRRRLLPFFLVGVFLLGIVLEYFQGCVPGRVPSAGDAVANAVGVVAGYVLGRWMLACCRGWFPHRWKSISSESE from the coding sequence GTGGTGCGGCTGCTGCGGATCGGGGCCTGTCTGCTCTGGCTTGTTCTGCTGGGAGGTGTGGTGGCCTTCTCCCTCAGGGAGGCCATGGAGTTCCCCGGCGACACGGAGCATCTGGACAAGCTCTACCATGCCGCCGGCTACGCTGCCCTGAGCGTTCTGCCGGTTCTGTTCGTCACCCGTCGGCGACTGCTGCCGTTTTTCCTGGTCGGGGTCTTTCTCCTGGGGATTGTGCTGGAGTACTTCCAGGGCTGTGTCCCCGGCCGGGTCCCCTCGGCGGGGGACGCCGTGGCCAATGCCGTCGGGGTGGTGGCCGGTTATGTGCTGGGGCGGTGGATGCTCGCCTGCTGCCGGGGGTGGTTCCCGCACCGATGGAAAAGCATCTCTTCGGAGAGCGAGTAG
- a CDS encoding ABC transporter ATP-binding protein, with protein MILSVQDVEFSYKSRNVLRDVSFELHRNELLAILGPNGVGKTTLLKCINAILRPGGGSILVEETDLLTLSQMEIARNLAYVAQQAEGGRLTAFDAILLGRRPHIQWKIGREDLVKTDAIIRTLGLEELSLRFLDEMSGGELQKVGIARALVQEPRVLLLDEPTSSLDLKNQQEILGTIRHIVSGHGMAGIMTMHDLNSALRFADKVLFMRRGEIFAATERKGVTPEMVEAVYGLPVEIEYIRGHPVVLPLERAG; from the coding sequence ATGATTCTCTCTGTTCAGGATGTGGAATTCAGCTACAAGAGCCGGAATGTCTTGCGGGACGTGAGCTTCGAGCTCCACCGGAACGAGCTGCTGGCCATCCTGGGGCCCAACGGCGTCGGCAAGACGACGCTCCTCAAATGCATCAACGCCATCCTCCGGCCCGGCGGGGGCAGCATCCTGGTGGAGGAGACCGATCTGCTGACGCTGTCGCAGATGGAGATCGCCAGGAATCTGGCCTATGTGGCCCAGCAGGCGGAAGGGGGGCGGCTGACCGCCTTCGACGCCATCCTCCTGGGCCGGCGGCCCCATATCCAGTGGAAGATCGGCCGGGAGGATCTGGTGAAGACCGATGCCATCATCAGGACGCTTGGTCTGGAAGAGCTCTCGCTCCGTTTCCTCGACGAGATGAGCGGCGGGGAGCTCCAGAAGGTGGGCATCGCCCGCGCCCTGGTCCAGGAGCCGCGGGTGCTGCTGCTGGACGAGCCCACCAGCAGCCTGGACCTCAAGAACCAGCAGGAGATCCTGGGCACCATCCGTCATATCGTCAGCGGCCACGGGATGGCCGGGATCATGACCATGCACGATCTCAACTCGGCGCTCCGCTTCGCCGACAAGGTGCTTTTCATGCGAAGGGGCGAGATCTTCGCCGCCACCGAACGCAAAGGGGTCACCCCGGAGATGGTGGAGGCTGTCTACGGTCTGCCGGTGGAGATCGAATACATCCGGGGGCATCCCGTGGTGCTCCCGCTGGAGCGTGCCGGCTAG